In Bartonella machadoae, a single genomic region encodes these proteins:
- a CDS encoding ComEC/Rec2 family competence protein, whose translation MFNHNKVKNALFTRDVSKRKKLTLLWENTFSFLYPYRANSNGCNQQKIFLFTPFKEAITFFWKWFVDCINKEISLGILFSLILVFFSTGILFYFNLEQEPSWGQFGVLMSLFLGMLYIFRFYRKIWIITGFLFCVVLGAFIAKIETWRISTPMLSRDIITTLTGRVVSIETRPKGQTRLVLDVLKTEKPVLHHVPYRVHLSVRHLPYSLAIGDGLYGKVKFRALSGPVRPGSYDFSFHNYFKGIGAQGIYLGKPMKIPVSQPNGILSILLQKIENLRTNMTKRIRSAIEQEKGSVAAALITGQRGSISNETNEALRTAGLAHILSISGLHMALLSGIVLISIRSFLALFPVFSSYYSAKKFAAIVALMMTAFYLLLSGMAISAQRSFVMIAVMLVAVLCNRSAVTMRNVSIAGLITLAIKPHEILGPSFQMSFSATAALIAFFDWWSERSFFRKRKTTPSYVGGGVIHFAFLSIFSICASSFIAGTASGIYAAYHFSNIAFYSIISNALALPIVSILIIPFGLISVLAMFWSLEWLPLQIMGFGVGLVIKIAHTIKDLSPDLNPGLMPLSAFALLSIGLVGLIFCKTSIKFFFSFFILAGVYVCLMHSPVQLIVADSMRLVGVINEKKLYIDHYHISKFTTSIWEKSFRTNEIIKPTKYGPSFKGQFICNHSMCASLLENGLRVIVLREKTDRCIDADIMITAFAIDDQACNKKAKRIFTLQHFLSRGSMMMSKNGDITWSSKGFYRPWNMHRQYSQKLYNYHTLL comes from the coding sequence ATGTTTAATCACAATAAAGTTAAGAATGCTTTATTCACAAGGGATGTGTCAAAAAGAAAGAAATTAACTCTCCTCTGGGAAAATACTTTTTCTTTCCTTTATCCTTATCGTGCAAATAGCAACGGCTGTAATCAACAAAAGATTTTTTTATTCACACCTTTCAAAGAAGCAATAACTTTTTTCTGGAAGTGGTTTGTCGATTGCATAAACAAAGAAATTTCTTTGGGAATTCTTTTTTCATTAATTTTAGTCTTTTTTTCTACAGGGATTCTTTTTTATTTTAATTTAGAGCAAGAACCAAGTTGGGGGCAATTTGGTGTACTGATGAGTCTCTTTCTTGGAATGCTCTATATTTTTCGTTTTTATCGGAAAATATGGATTATTACCGGATTTCTGTTTTGTGTTGTCTTGGGCGCTTTTATTGCAAAGATAGAAACGTGGCGTATCTCTACACCAATGTTGAGTAGAGACATCATTACTACCTTAACAGGAAGAGTTGTGTCTATTGAGACAAGGCCAAAAGGGCAAACGCGTTTAGTTTTAGATGTTTTGAAAACAGAAAAACCGGTATTACATCATGTTCCTTATCGTGTTCATTTATCCGTGCGGCATTTACCCTATAGCCTTGCAATTGGTGATGGACTCTATGGAAAAGTCAAATTTCGTGCATTATCTGGTCCGGTGCGTCCAGGAAGCTATGATTTTAGTTTCCATAATTATTTTAAAGGAATTGGTGCCCAAGGAATTTACTTGGGAAAACCAATGAAAATACCAGTTTCACAACCCAATGGAATATTAAGTATACTTCTGCAAAAAATTGAAAATTTACGGACCAACATGACAAAAAGAATCCGTAGTGCAATTGAGCAAGAGAAGGGGAGCGTCGCAGCTGCTCTGATAACGGGACAGCGAGGTAGTATTTCAAATGAGACAAACGAAGCATTGCGCACGGCTGGATTAGCACATATTTTATCAATATCAGGTTTGCATATGGCTTTGTTAAGTGGCATAGTACTTATAAGTATCCGTAGCTTTTTGGCACTTTTCCCAGTGTTTTCATCCTATTATTCCGCCAAAAAATTTGCAGCTATTGTTGCATTAATGATGACAGCTTTTTATTTGTTACTTTCTGGCATGGCTATATCAGCACAGAGAAGTTTTGTGATGATTGCTGTTATGTTAGTTGCTGTATTGTGTAATCGTTCCGCTGTAACAATGCGTAATGTTTCTATTGCTGGTTTGATAACTTTGGCTATTAAACCGCATGAAATATTAGGTCCTAGCTTTCAAATGTCTTTTTCTGCAACAGCAGCTTTGATTGCATTTTTTGATTGGTGGAGTGAAAGATCCTTTTTTCGTAAAAGAAAAACAACACCTTCTTATGTGGGAGGTGGAGTGATTCATTTTGCATTTTTATCGATATTTTCGATATGTGCATCTTCTTTTATAGCAGGAACTGCTAGCGGAATTTATGCTGCGTATCATTTTTCTAATATCGCATTTTACAGCATTATCAGCAACGCTTTAGCTTTGCCGATAGTCTCAATCCTCATCATACCCTTTGGATTAATATCCGTCCTTGCCATGTTTTGGAGTCTTGAATGGCTGCCGCTTCAAATTATGGGGTTTGGTGTTGGTCTTGTGATAAAAATTGCTCACACTATAAAGGATCTTTCTCCTGATTTAAATCCTGGATTGATGCCGTTGTCTGCATTTGCTTTATTGAGTATAGGTTTGGTTGGACTGATTTTTTGTAAAACATCTATCAAATTCTTTTTTAGTTTTTTTATTTTAGCTGGTGTTTATGTTTGCTTAATGCATTCCCCAGTACAACTTATTGTAGCAGACAGTATGAGACTTGTGGGTGTTATCAATGAAAAGAAATTATATATTGATCATTACCATATTTCTAAGTTCACAACGTCTATATGGGAGAAATCATTTCGTACAAATGAGATTATCAAACCAACAAAATATGGTCCTTCCTTTAAGGGACAATTCATTTGTAATCATTCTATGTGTGCATCTTTATTAGAAAATGGTTTAAGAGTGATTGTGTTGCGTGAAAAAACAGATCGATGCATAGATGCAGACATTATGATTACGGCATTTGCAATAGATGATCAGGCATGCAACAAAAAAGCAAAAAGAATATTTACTCTCCAACATTTTTTGTCACGAGGGAGCATGATGATGAGCAAAAATGGAGATATCACTTGGTCTTCAAAGGGATTTTATAGACCGTGGAATATGCATAGGCAATATTCACAAAAATTATATAACTATCATACTCTTCTTTAA